From the Streptomyces nodosus genome, the window CTTGGACCTGCTTGATCGACGTCATCGGGCCATCGTAGAGACGGGGCCTGGCCACGCGCCACGACAATACGTCCGCGAGCACGCGGCGCCCGGTGGGCACGCGGACGCCGCTGCCGCTCCCTCCGGCCCTCTTCCCCACCACTGATCACGATCATTCGGTCGCGATGCCTCAGGTCATGGAGCGGACCGGTCCACGTCGTCGCGCTGATCCTTGAGGCGGACCGTCAGTTCGGGCCAGTGCTCGAACCACCGTGCCAGGTCGCGCGTGGTCGACGAGCACAGCGATGGCAGGGCCCGGTTCGGCAGGAAACGGACGCAGGTCCCCGTGGTTCCGTCGGACCCGACATGCTCCAGATCGGTCACCGGGACGCCGAGTTCATAGCGCTGGGTCCAGGATCCGTTGAGACGACGGTTGGTATGAATCAGCCACTCGCTCAGCGCTGCGACGACGGACATACCGCGACGCGGATGTCCGTCGGGAAGCCGTTCCGCCTCGGGGAGGTCGAAGTATCGAAGGTCCTTCGTGGCCATGACCGGCTTCTTCACCACCCGGCCGTGCTCGTCCGTCCGAGTGTCGGTGCCTCGCCCGTCATCCTTCACCGACACGGACCCGTCGGCGTGCAGCGTGACCACGCATCGTCCGCCGCCTCGGCTCGCTGCCTCGTCAGCGGCATAAGCAACGACCTCAAGTACCAGGTGTTCCAGCCCGCCCGGCGCGAACTGTGCTGGGTCCTGGCGGATTCGGGCGAGATGGGCCGTGTCCACGGTGCCGGCCCAATCGTGCGTGGTGTTCACCCAGGAAGCTCTGGATCCATCCATCCGACGAGTATCCGTCGGGGCTGTCGTTCAGGCTGCCGAAATCAACCGCTCAGCAGCGACCGTCAGGGGCCGGGCTCGGCGTCCTGCCGGCCTCAATCCCCCGTCTCGGCGGGCTCCGTCTTGGCGGCGAGCACCCTCTCACGGCGGTCCACGACCACATACGCGCTCGCCGCGCTCGCAGCGAAGGAGAGCAGAAGCAGGCAGGGACGGTTGAGACGGTTACCGGTGAGGTGGTCCAGCGACCAGCGGCCCGGGCCGGCCAGGCTCAGGCACGCGGCGACAAAGCCGAGGTAGGCGGGGTACTCGTAGCCACCGGAGGTGACGAAGAAGCCGGCCTTGCGATGGACCGCGACCGCACCGGACATGGCACCGGTCGCCGCGGCACCCGCTACAGGGGTGGCCATACCGAGCGCGAGCAGCAGACCACCGCCCGCTTCACAGCTCCCCGCCGCGAGCGCACTCTGTCTGCCCGGCCGGAAACCCAGGTCCTCCATCGTCTTCGCCGTCTTCTCCAGGCCCCCGCCTCCGAACCAGCCGAACAGCTTCTGGGCGCCGTGCGCGAAGAACACACTGCCGGTGCCGAGCCGCAGAGCCAGCAGTCCGAGGTTCTTTCGGGCGAGGTGGGCCACGGCGATGTCCTTCCTCGCGCCAGGGGCGGCGCGGCAGACCAGTCCCCACCCCGGAGCCGAACAAGCTTCACCCACCATGGTTTCACGCCGGTGCCGATCCCGCAGAACATGTCACCCGGCACGGTGCGGGTCCGCGCTACATGACGCGCAGGCGGTCGCATCCACTGAACTGATACGATCTCCCCAGATCTAGTGCCTTCTCGATGCGGATTCCGATCCGGCGGGAAGGCTTTTTTCATGCCCCGGCGGCCTGACCGGCACTGGTGAACCCGATGCGACGGCGCCCGCCCCGCCGAGCGTTCCGCGCGCCGCGGGTCTCCGATCCCCCTCGAAGGAGAGCCCTTTCATGGACCCATGGACGAACACCCCAGCCGCCACCGGCACTTGGCGACTCGGTGACCGAACCGTCAACCGCATCGGGTTCGGTGCGATGCGCCTGACCGGCACCACGCCCTTCGACCAGGGCGCCCCACGTGATCGTGAGCAGTCGATCGGGGTGCTCCGACGGGCGGTCGAACTCGGCGTGAACCACATCGACACCGCCGCGTTCTACTTCTCGGCGACACGCTCAGCCAATGAACTGATCAACCGGGCGCTGGCGCCGTACCCGGACGAACTGGTCATCACGACCAAGGTCTGGCCGGGCCGCGATGCCTCGGGTGCATGGTGGTGGGCCACTCCGGCGCAGTTGCGCGGCCAGGTCGAGGAGAACCTGCGCCAACTCGGCCGCGATCACCTGGATGTGGTGAACCTTCGTGTACCACCGAGCCGGCGGAACGGCTC encodes:
- a CDS encoding ATP-binding protein, translating into MNTTHDWAGTVDTAHLARIRQDPAQFAPGGLEHLVLEVVAYAADEAASRGGGRCVVTLHADGSVSVKDDGRGTDTRTDEHGRVVKKPVMATKDLRYFDLPEAERLPDGHPRRGMSVVAALSEWLIHTNRRLNGSWTQRYELGVPVTDLEHVGSDGTTGTCVRFLPNRALPSLCSSTTRDLARWFEHWPELTVRLKDQRDDVDRSAP
- a CDS encoding DoxX family protein yields the protein MAHLARKNLGLLALRLGTGSVFFAHGAQKLFGWFGGGGLEKTAKTMEDLGFRPGRQSALAAGSCEAGGGLLLALGMATPVAGAAATGAMSGAVAVHRKAGFFVTSGGYEYPAYLGFVAACLSLAGPGRWSLDHLTGNRLNRPCLLLLSFAASAASAYVVVDRRERVLAAKTEPAETGD